Proteins encoded in a region of the Bicyclus anynana chromosome 9, ilBicAnyn1.1, whole genome shotgun sequence genome:
- the LOC112043207 gene encoding peripherin-2: MAWGFTRTREARRRLAGVLRALLIVQLVLSLLMVILCYNVSVKVMSLLKHIHRYTVFLLYGLILLQAYAMKLHYTSGFRLLSWLLRCPHWPRAASITRLWIVSGSLVAINGLLVHAACKSTLKSLMNELASSLRTGISHYLTEPIWKRLIDTMQVELNCCGVERPSDWHEIPWINIDFLNEESELVMKIAGADGKVLPPVSPYSCCSPNVLSSCYHDPLQQSAWREEWWRDSMAGASLNARACLDAVREPLARATLALHVLVALVILLQGVIILLMYAVCKGAMDAVSRGDWTEHHHTLTEHQMESEISVGACALTARKRRPRKKLRTRSYPYLS, encoded by the exons ATGGCGTGGGGCTTCACGCGGACTAGGGAGGCGCGCCGGCGGCTGGCGGGCGTGCTGCGCGCGCTGCTCATCGTGCAGCTCGTGCTGTCGCTGCTGATGGTCATCCTCTGCTATAACGTCAGCGTCAAGGTCATGTCGCTGCTCAAGCATATACACAGG taCACAGTGTTCCTGCTTTACGGGCTCATCTTACTGCAAGCTTACGCTATGAAGCTGCACTATACTTCTGGGTTCCGTTTGCTGTCTTGGCTGTTACGCTGCCCGCATTGGCCCCGAGCAGCGTCGATCACCCGCTTGTGGATCGTCAGTGGTTCACTGGTGGCAATCAACGGGCTGCTGGTCCATGCCGCTTGTAAGAGCACTTTGAAG TCACTAATGAACGAGCTGGCCTCATCTCTGCGCACTGGGATCTCTCACTACCTCACTGAGCCGATATGGAAACGCCTCATCGATACAATGCAG GTAGAGCTGAACTGTTGCGGGGTAGAGCGGCCGAGCGACTGGCACGAGATCCCGTGGATAAATATCGACTTTCTCAACGAGGAATCGGAATTAGTGATGAA GATAGCGGGAGCGGACGGCAAGGTGCTGCCTCCAGTGTCGCCGTACTCCTGCTGCTCCCCGAACGTGCTGTCGTCTTGCTACCACGATCCCTTACAACAG AGTGCTTGGCGGGAGGAGTGGTGGCGCGACTCGATGGCGGGCGCGTCGCTCAACGCGCGCGCGTGCCTGGACGCGGTGCGCGAGCCGCTCGCGCGCGCCACGCTCGCGCTGCACGTGCTCGTCGCGCTCGTCATACTGCTGCAG GGGGTGATAATCCTGCTGATGTACGCGGTGTGCAAGGGTGCCATGGACGCGGTGTCGCGCGGAGACTGGACCGAACACCACCACACCCTGACGGAGCAT CAAATGGAGTCCGAGATAAGCGTAGGCGCTTGTGCCTTAACGGCGCGTAAACGGAGGCCCAGAAAGAAACTGCGCACGCGCAGCTATCCCTATCTCTCTTAG